In Triticum aestivum cultivar Chinese Spring chromosome 5B, IWGSC CS RefSeq v2.1, whole genome shotgun sequence, the following proteins share a genomic window:
- the LOC123113543 gene encoding protein PELPK1 codes for MASNASMLAVFMACALLLAGSMCHAARNLADTTPAAAAPAASTVPGLPAVPTLPAVPTDTVTLMPPMPSVTLPTVPQVTLPSMPSIVVPKAVLPPMPKVTLPTVPQVTMAPMPAIVVPKVTLPPLPFVPNVNVPMPFAAPPPSA; via the coding sequence ATGGCTTCCAACGCGAGCATGTTGGCCGTATTCATGGCGTGCGCGCTCCTCCTCGCCGGCAGCATGTGCCACGCCGCCCGCAACCTGGCCGACACGACGCCGGCGGCTGCCGCTCCggctgctagcaccgtcccaggcCTGCCTGCCGTGCCGACCTTGCCTGCCGTGCCCACGGACACGGTCACCCTGATGCCGCCCATGCCGTCCGTCACCCTGCCCACCGTGCCGCAGGTGACGCTGCCGTCCATGCCCTCCATCGTCGTGCCCAAGGCGGTCCTGCCGCCCATGCCCAAGGTCACCCTCCCCACCGTGCCGCAGGTGACGATGGCGCCGATGCCTGCCATTGTCGTGCCCAAGGTCACGCTGCCGCCGTTGCCATTCGTCCCGAATGTGAACGTGCCTATGCCGTTCGCGGCACCGCCCCCGTCAGCGTAG